In Hirundo rustica isolate bHirRus1 chromosome 4, bHirRus1.pri.v3, whole genome shotgun sequence, a genomic segment contains:
- the NUP50 gene encoding nuclear pore complex protein Nup50: MAKRNAEKELTDRNWDQEDEAEEVGTFSVASEEVLKNRAIKKAKRRNVGSESESGGAFKGFKGFILPSGKGGGGFSGFGNGAGVKPLEGLSNGSSSVSSTPPFSSLKSTSEAQSAFGSPVSNGPSIAVFAEKAAASPRANGGSQPCSSGGAPGAAHGSYHKQLAALNCSVRDWIVKHVNSNPLCDLSPIFRDYEQYLASIEQQHGGSSDSGSENESGKTPGPRALPVFGGSKLQQGSAFLFNNKTEESSDKKPEAAAEKRDALLGATSTVSFNFGKSVDSPVMGSLGSGTLSSFSFAPGSSGLFGKDANQAKSVAAASTSLLETQTDSGNSDDKGGEEEEEEPPKVIVNEVKEDDAFYSKKCKLFYKKDNEFKEKGVGTLHLKPAGNEKTQLLVRADTNLGNILLNVLIPPKMPCTRTGKNNVLIVCVPNPPIDEKNPAVPVTMLIRVKTSEDADELHKILLEKKEA; this comes from the exons ATGGCaaagagaaatgcagagaagGAACTGACTGACAGAAACTGGGACCAGGAGGATGAAGCTGAAGAG GTGGGAACATTCTCTGTGGCAAGTGAGGAGGTCCTGAAGAACAGAGCGATTAAAAAAGCAAAGCGCCGAAATGTTGGGTCAGAG TCTGAAAGTGGAGGAGCTTTTAAAGGCTTTAAAGGCTTTATATTGCCTTCTGGAAAAGGCGGAGGTGGCTTCAGTGGATTCGGGAATGGTGCAGGAGTAAAACCTTTGGAAGGGCTGTCTAATGGAAGCAGTAGTGTCTCTAGTACTCCTCCTTTCAGCAGTTTGAAGAGCACCTCTGAAGCACAGTCAGCATTTG GATCCCCAGTGTCCAACGGTCCCAGCATCGCCGTGTTTGCGGAGAAGGCGGCGGCGAGCCCCAGAGCCAACGGcggcagccagccctgctcgtCCGGCGGCGCCCCAGGCGCGGCGCACGGCTCCTACCACAAACAGCTGGCTGCTCTCAACTGCTCCGTCCGTGACTGGATAGTGAAGCACGTGAACTCCAACCCCCTGTGCGACCTGAGCCCCATCTTCAGGGACTACGAGCAGTACTTGGCGAGCATCGAGCAGCAGCACGGAGGCAGCAGCGACAGCGGCTCCGAGAACGAGAGCGGCAAGACCCCTGGCCCGCGGGCTCTTCCCGTGTTTGGGGGTTCAAAGCTCCAGCAAGGCTCCGCCTTTTTGTTTAACAACAAAACTGAGGAGAGCTCGGACAAAAAACCTGAGGCTGCGGCGGAAAAAAGAGACGCGTTGTTAGGGGCTACGTCGACTGTGTCGTTTAATTTTGGCAAGAGCGTCGACAGTCCCGTTATGGGTTCCCTTGGTTCAGGAACGCTTAGCAGTTTCTCGTTTGCTCCTGGGAGTTCAGGTTTGTTTGGAAAAGATGCGAACCAGGCTAAGTCTGTCGCTGCGGCATCCACCAGTTTATTGGAAACTCAGACAGACAGTGGCAATAGCGATGACAAAG gaggggaagaggaggaagaagagccACCAAAAGTCATTGTTAATGAAGTAAAAGAAGATGATGCTTTCTACTCAAAGAA gtGCAAACTGTTCTACAAAAAGGATaatgaatttaaagaaaaaggtgtAGGAACATTACATTTAAAACctgcaggaaatgaaaaaacTCAACTCTTAGTACGAGCAGATACCAATTTAG GAAATATACTGTTGAATGTTCTAATTCCACCTAAGATGCCATGTACAAGAACCGGAAAAAACAATGTTCTTATAGTTTGTGTTCCTAATCCACCGATCGATGAGAAGAATCCAGCTGTTCCTGTCACTATGCTCATAAGAGTGAAAACAAGCGAGGATGCAGATGAGTTGCACAAAATCCTACTGGAGAAAAAGGAGGCTTAA